From Cognatishimia activa, one genomic window encodes:
- a CDS encoding GmrSD restriction endonuclease domain-containing protein: MAQKVNLDAMLPRADFAAKSDDDSSAEKIQTFSVAQLKQDSFLVHRLRKPDFQRETNHWDPKQILVFLKSFLDNELVPSVILWQSPSHVFVIDGGHRISTLRAWIEDDYGDGPISSKFYRGTIPDDQKRVATRVRNLVNREIGPYKTLHAAMIDPDSTSDDVLKKRARNLATRSLSLQWVEGDAEKAETSFFKINTQGTPLHKTEERLLRERRNPVAISARSIVRAGTGHKYWSRFDQETMNQIEDSALELHELLFQPEINEPIKTLDLPLGGAHHRLVH, translated from the coding sequence ATGGCACAGAAAGTAAATTTGGATGCGATGCTTCCGCGCGCGGACTTTGCAGCAAAATCCGACGATGACAGTTCTGCTGAGAAAATTCAGACCTTCTCAGTCGCGCAGTTGAAACAAGACTCCTTTTTGGTTCACCGCCTCAGGAAACCAGACTTCCAGCGAGAGACAAATCATTGGGATCCGAAGCAGATTCTGGTTTTCTTAAAAAGCTTCCTCGATAATGAATTGGTGCCGTCTGTGATTTTGTGGCAATCCCCCAGCCACGTTTTTGTTATCGACGGTGGTCATCGCATAAGCACTCTTCGAGCATGGATCGAAGATGACTACGGTGATGGGCCAATTTCCTCGAAATTCTATCGGGGCACAATTCCTGATGACCAGAAGCGTGTGGCGACGAGAGTGCGAAACTTGGTTAATCGCGAGATTGGCCCTTACAAAACGCTACATGCGGCTATGATAGATCCAGACAGCACATCAGATGATGTGCTGAAAAAACGGGCTCGAAATTTGGCTACTCGATCGCTCTCCCTTCAATGGGTGGAAGGTGATGCAGAGAAGGCAGAAACTTCTTTTTTCAAAATCAACACCCAAGGCACTCCACTTCATAAAACCGAAGAGAGATTGCTCCGGGAGCGCAGAAACCCCGTAGCAATTTCGGCGCGTTCCATTGTTCGTGCAGGCACTGGCCACAAATATTGGTCCCGCTTTGATCAAGAAACAATGAATCAGATTGAAGACTCGGCCCTTGAGCTACACGAACTGCTTTTCCAACCGGAGATCAACGAGCCAATCAAGACCCTTGATTTACCTTTGGGGGGCGCGCATCACCGATTGGTGCATTGA
- a CDS encoding DNA gyrase inhibitor YacG, with amino-acid sequence MACPICNKSTAQSYRPFCSKRCADIDLGKWLNEEYSTPAVEDEALEDAISEAQSVGSKKDGQLH; translated from the coding sequence ATGGCCTGCCCAATCTGCAATAAATCCACCGCACAAAGCTACCGTCCTTTTTGTTCAAAACGCTGTGCTGACATCGACTTAGGCAAATGGCTGAACGAAGAATACAGCACTCCAGCGGTGGAGGATGAGGCTCTGGAAGACGCAATTTCTGAGGCCCAATCAGTGGGTTCAAAAAAAGACGGCCAACTGCACTAA
- a CDS encoding ribonuclease E/G, with amino-acid sequence MKGRQIILDHLNGREAAALMVDGKLHDFLIDNDAPRPGTIYRAIADRPMKGQGGMFLSTPDGNVFLRQVKGLSPGQPLLVQVTGYAEDGKAIPVTQKILFKSRYAIVTPDSPGLNVSRSIKDDDLRDTLKGIAHGVMQEGDMGLILRSCCTAEDVDEIAEDIASMEDMATAIMSETEGPAEKLSEGDGPHVLAWREWIDPADVVTSPGSFDTHGVLDALEDLSHPRVSLGNGAYMFVEPTRALVAVDVNTGRDTSPGAALQANISAAKDLPRQLRLRGLGGQITIDAAPIPKKDRRIFESTLRAALKADGVETVMAGWTPLGHFELQRKRDRLPLEGL; translated from the coding sequence ATGAAAGGGCGTCAAATCATCCTCGACCATTTGAATGGCCGCGAAGCTGCGGCACTGATGGTGGATGGCAAACTTCATGATTTCCTGATTGACAACGATGCGCCGCGGCCGGGCACGATTTACCGTGCCATTGCGGATCGCCCGATGAAAGGGCAGGGCGGAATGTTCCTCTCCACGCCCGATGGAAATGTCTTTCTGCGCCAGGTCAAAGGCCTTTCGCCAGGGCAGCCGCTTTTGGTACAGGTCACTGGATATGCCGAAGACGGCAAAGCCATTCCGGTGACGCAAAAAATTCTGTTCAAAAGCCGCTACGCAATTGTCACCCCAGATTCTCCGGGTTTGAATGTAAGCCGTTCGATCAAAGATGACGATTTGCGCGATACCCTGAAAGGCATTGCGCATGGCGTCATGCAGGAAGGCGATATGGGGCTGATCCTAAGGTCCTGCTGCACGGCTGAAGATGTCGATGAAATTGCCGAGGACATCGCCTCCATGGAGGATATGGCCACCGCGATCATGAGCGAAACCGAAGGCCCTGCAGAAAAGCTATCGGAAGGCGATGGCCCGCATGTGCTTGCGTGGCGCGAATGGATCGATCCGGCTGATGTCGTGACGAGTCCCGGGTCTTTTGACACGCATGGTGTCCTTGATGCGCTGGAAGATCTTTCACACCCGCGCGTGTCGCTTGGCAACGGCGCCTATATGTTTGTTGAACCCACCCGGGCTTTGGTCGCGGTGGATGTCAACACAGGTCGCGACACATCGCCTGGCGCTGCGCTGCAAGCCAATATATCTGCAGCAAAAGACCTGCCACGTCAGTTACGTTTACGCGGCCTTGGCGGTCAGATTACAATAGATGCGGCCCCCATACCAAAGAAAGATCGCCGGATTTTTGAGAGCACATTGCGTGCAGCTTTGAAAGCTGATGGTGTCGAGACTGTGATGGCGGGATGGACCCCTCTGGGACATTTCGAGCTACAGCGCAAACGCGACCGCCTGCCTCTTGAGGGCCTCTGA
- a CDS encoding Maf family protein has product MTLILGSGSPRRRELLAQIGVVADDIRPPDIDETPHKGELPKDYCSRIAREKVAAVQADTDDIVLCADTTVALGRRIMGKPADASEAAEFLIALGGRRHRIITSVAIKRGDQFWQRDVVSQAKMKRLSDDELNFYLATGDWEGKAGGYAIQGPAGAFIPWISGSFTGIVGLPLAETAALLSAAGYPLYKEMP; this is encoded by the coding sequence ATGACACTGATCCTCGGCTCAGGCAGCCCAAGGCGTCGTGAATTGCTGGCACAAATCGGGGTTGTGGCGGATGATATTCGCCCCCCTGATATCGATGAAACGCCCCATAAGGGTGAGCTTCCCAAAGATTATTGTAGCCGTATTGCACGGGAAAAAGTTGCTGCTGTTCAGGCAGATACCGATGATATCGTGCTTTGCGCTGATACAACCGTCGCGCTGGGTCGCCGCATTATGGGCAAACCTGCAGATGCGTCTGAAGCTGCAGAATTTTTGATTGCCTTGGGTGGCCGTCGTCACCGTATTATCACCTCGGTTGCCATAAAACGAGGCGACCAGTTCTGGCAGCGTGATGTTGTCAGCCAGGCCAAGATGAAACGCCTCTCTGATGATGAGCTGAATTTCTATCTCGCGACGGGTGACTGGGAAGGCAAAGCAGGCGGCTACGCCATTCAAGGTCCAGCCGGAGCCTTCATTCCGTGGATCAGTGGGTCTTTTACCGGTATTGTAGGGTTGCCGCTGGCTGAAACCGCGGCGCTGCTCAGTGCAGCGGGCTATCCGCTTTATAAGGAGATGCCATGA
- the infA gene encoding translation initiation factor IF-1 produces the protein MAKEELLEFPGVVKELLPNATFRVELENGHEIIAHTAGKMRKNRIRVLAGDKVQVEMTPYDLTKGRINYRFK, from the coding sequence ATGGCCAAGGAAGAACTGCTCGAATTTCCCGGCGTCGTAAAGGAACTCCTGCCAAATGCGACATTTCGGGTCGAGCTGGAAAACGGCCATGAAATCATCGCTCACACGGCAGGTAAAATGCGCAAGAACCGCATCCGCGTTCTCGCAGGCGACAAAGTTCAGGTCGAAATGACCCCATACGATCTGACCAAAGGTCGGATCAATTACCGCTTCAAGTAA
- a CDS encoding low molecular weight phosphatase family protein — MAFDLPQSVLFCCDHNAVRSPMAEGIMKQLFGTDTYVQSAGLSNDLEIDGFAIAVCQEIGVELSRHRSRSFEELEELGDQLSSFDMVVALSPASHAKAQELTRWFHMDLQFWPIPDPTGKGETRDAKLDAYRKSRDEIIERLKEAWGEEG; from the coding sequence ATGGCCTTCGATCTTCCACAGTCGGTTCTCTTTTGCTGTGACCACAATGCTGTACGCTCTCCGATGGCTGAAGGCATTATGAAACAGCTATTTGGAACAGATACCTATGTGCAGTCGGCGGGCCTGAGCAATGATCTGGAGATTGATGGTTTTGCCATTGCGGTCTGTCAGGAAATTGGCGTCGAGCTCTCACGTCATCGCTCTCGCTCCTTTGAAGAGTTGGAAGAACTCGGCGATCAGCTTTCCAGCTTCGATATGGTTGTAGCGCTTTCGCCTGCGAGCCATGCCAAAGCGCAGGAACTGACACGATGGTTCCACATGGACCTGCAGTTTTGGCCGATTCCGGATCCGACCGGCAAGGGGGAAACACGGGACGCCAAACTGGATGCCTACCGGAAGTCTCGTGATGAAATTATCGAGCGATTGAAAGAAGCTTGGGGTGAAGAGGGCTGA
- a CDS encoding UPF0262 family protein, protein MSYISRIEIDDRNLPPPTPEIEQERRVAIFDLIEKNTFDLPKRADREIPDGPYSVELAIRDKRLVFDIATDAGSKAAEFHLSLSPFRQVVKDYWQICESYFDAVKNMPPSQIETIDMARRGIHDEGARILAERLEEKADVDHDTARRLFTLICVLHFGG, encoded by the coding sequence ATGAGCTATATTAGCCGCATTGAAATTGATGATCGCAATTTGCCGCCGCCGACTCCTGAAATTGAACAGGAGCGACGCGTCGCAATTTTTGACCTGATCGAAAAGAATACTTTCGATCTGCCCAAACGCGCAGATCGTGAAATTCCTGACGGTCCATATTCTGTCGAATTGGCCATTCGCGACAAGAGATTGGTCTTTGACATTGCAACCGATGCGGGTAGTAAGGCGGCAGAATTTCATTTGTCCCTCTCTCCCTTTCGTCAGGTTGTCAAAGATTACTGGCAGATCTGCGAAAGCTATTTTGATGCCGTGAAGAACATGCCGCCCAGCCAGATTGAAACCATTGATATGGCCCGTCGCGGCATCCATGACGAAGGCGCGCGCATCCTCGCCGAGCGTTTGGAAGAAAAGGCCGATGTCGATCACGACACAGCGCGCCGCCTGTTCACCTTGATCTGCGTTCTGCATTTCGGAGGCTAA
- a CDS encoding SDR family oxidoreductase — protein sequence MTDYGVFSLKGQRALITGSSSGLGFEIAKLLAEAGAEVWVNGRDSSTVDTAVQEIGPHAHSAVFDVADQTAASDTLSEIEASGGLSILVNNVGMRDRRSLQEFSEDDIVNLLKVDLMAPFALSQKAALGMVKRGYGRIVNISSIAGLIAQSNDALYTTAKAGLNGMTRAMAAELGTQGVTVNAVAPGFFKTAPNALAAEDPNIQKRLEMSSSLKRWGEPRELAPAVLFLASPAASFVTGQVMAVDGGFTAHY from the coding sequence ATGACAGATTACGGTGTTTTTTCCCTGAAAGGCCAACGCGCGCTGATCACAGGAAGTAGCTCTGGCTTGGGGTTTGAGATCGCAAAGCTCTTAGCGGAAGCCGGTGCAGAGGTCTGGGTCAACGGTCGTGATTCGAGCACTGTTGACACCGCTGTTCAGGAAATTGGGCCCCATGCACATTCAGCGGTCTTTGATGTGGCAGACCAAACAGCTGCAAGCGATACGCTATCAGAAATAGAAGCTTCGGGTGGGCTTTCCATCTTGGTGAACAATGTCGGCATGCGCGATCGCAGGAGCCTTCAGGAGTTTTCAGAAGACGATATAGTAAATCTCCTAAAGGTTGATCTAATGGCTCCATTTGCGTTGTCGCAAAAAGCGGCTCTCGGAATGGTAAAGCGAGGATATGGGCGCATTGTGAATATTAGCTCGATTGCTGGTTTGATCGCGCAGTCAAATGACGCGCTTTATACTACGGCCAAAGCGGGTTTGAACGGAATGACACGGGCCATGGCAGCTGAACTTGGCACACAGGGTGTCACCGTCAACGCAGTCGCGCCGGGGTTCTTCAAAACCGCGCCGAATGCTTTGGCGGCCGAAGATCCCAACATTCAAAAACGACTGGAGATGTCGTCATCGCTAAAACGTTGGGGCGAACCCAGAGAGCTTGCGCCTGCGGTGCTTTTCCTCGCCTCCCCTGCCGCAAGCTTTGTCACTGGACAGGTCATGGCTGTGGACGGCGGCTTCACAGCGCACTATTGA
- the hisD gene encoding histidinol dehydrogenase, giving the protein MPQFLNTQDADFETQFTALLGAKREDSPDVDAVVAEIISDVRNRGDAAVLELTAKFDRLELTSETMRFSEAEIDAYCAEVSDEERAALELAADRIRAYHARQMPADDSWTDESGATLGWRWTAVSAAGLYVPGGLASYPSSVLMNAIPAKVAGVERLAIVVPTPDGIANPLVLLAARLAGVDEIYRIGGAQAVAALAYGTETIAAVDKITGPGNAFVAAAKRRVFGKVGIDMIAGPSEILVIADKDNNPDWIALDLLSQAEHDESAQSILITDDAAFGQQVAQAVEKRLETLERRAIAGASWRDFGAVITVTDLDEAARLSDRIAPEHLELCVADPDALSENITHAGAIFLGQFTPEAIGDYVGGPNHVLPTARSARFSSGLSVMDFLKRTTLSKMTLDSLRAIGPAAAALAESESLEAHGLSVLARLDALNQK; this is encoded by the coding sequence ATGCCCCAGTTTCTGAACACGCAGGATGCGGATTTTGAAACCCAGTTCACAGCCTTGCTCGGCGCAAAGCGCGAAGACAGCCCGGATGTGGATGCGGTTGTGGCTGAGATCATTTCAGACGTGCGCAACCGTGGTGATGCGGCGGTGCTGGAGCTGACGGCGAAATTTGACCGCCTAGAGCTCACGTCTGAAACGATGCGCTTTTCAGAGGCGGAAATTGACGCCTACTGCGCTGAGGTGTCTGATGAAGAGCGGGCAGCGCTAGAATTGGCGGCAGACCGCATTCGCGCCTATCACGCGCGGCAAATGCCAGCGGACGATAGCTGGACAGATGAAAGCGGCGCGACATTAGGCTGGCGTTGGACTGCGGTCTCGGCAGCGGGCCTTTATGTTCCCGGCGGTCTTGCAAGCTACCCGTCTTCAGTGTTGATGAACGCCATTCCTGCCAAAGTTGCGGGTGTTGAACGACTTGCGATCGTTGTTCCAACGCCAGATGGCATTGCAAACCCATTGGTTCTGTTGGCCGCACGACTGGCTGGGGTCGACGAAATCTACCGCATTGGCGGCGCACAGGCGGTGGCGGCTTTGGCCTATGGCACAGAAACCATTGCGGCTGTTGATAAGATCACGGGGCCGGGCAACGCATTTGTTGCAGCAGCCAAACGCCGTGTGTTTGGCAAGGTTGGCATCGACATGATTGCGGGTCCGTCTGAAATCCTTGTGATTGCAGACAAAGACAACAACCCGGATTGGATCGCGCTCGATTTGCTAAGCCAAGCAGAGCACGATGAAAGCGCACAGTCGATCCTGATCACGGATGACGCCGCTTTTGGTCAACAGGTGGCGCAAGCTGTTGAAAAACGTCTTGAAACGCTGGAGCGTCGTGCCATCGCAGGTGCAAGTTGGCGTGATTTTGGCGCGGTGATCACAGTGACTGATCTGGATGAAGCTGCGCGCCTGTCAGATCGTATTGCGCCAGAACACTTAGAGCTGTGTGTCGCTGATCCAGATGCTCTGTCCGAGAATATCACTCACGCTGGCGCCATTTTCCTGGGCCAGTTCACGCCAGAAGCCATTGGTGACTACGTCGGTGGACCAAACCACGTTCTGCCAACCGCACGCTCCGCTCGATTTAGCTCTGGCCTGTCAGTCATGGACTTCCTCAAGCGCACGACCCTGTCCAAGATGACACTGGATAGTCTGCGTGCCATTGGTCCGGCTGCTGCAGCTTTGGCAGAAAGCGAAAGCCTCGAGGCACACGGACTGTCCGTACTGGCTCGGCTGGACGCTCTGAACCAGAAATAA
- a CDS encoding GNAT family N-acetyltransferase — protein sequence MPEIRQATLEDANEISNVLIRSITELCAADHLDDPELIKGWIENKSPEHICQWLKEGAHMRLSLANEGIGAVGCYSTDGMIQLLYVAPDARGQGHSSALLQHMENEMRDKGVDAARLVSSKTAQDYYLKQGWEIDGERVVCYTTDGQPMRKQLISSNT from the coding sequence ATGCCAGAAATTCGCCAAGCCACTCTCGAAGATGCCAATGAGATCAGCAATGTGCTGATCCGTTCTATTACCGAGCTTTGTGCGGCGGACCATTTGGATGATCCTGAACTGATTAAGGGTTGGATCGAAAACAAGTCTCCGGAGCACATTTGCCAATGGCTCAAAGAGGGTGCCCATATGCGCCTTAGTCTCGCGAACGAGGGCATCGGCGCCGTCGGTTGCTACTCCACTGATGGGATGATCCAACTTCTGTATGTGGCGCCGGACGCGCGTGGGCAGGGGCATAGTTCCGCCCTGTTGCAGCACATGGAAAATGAAATGCGTGATAAAGGAGTTGATGCGGCGCGTCTGGTCAGCTCCAAGACCGCGCAGGACTATTACTTAAAGCAAGGGTGGGAGATCGATGGCGAGCGTGTTGTTTGTTATACGACCGATGGACAGCCCATGCGAAAGCAGCTGATTTCCAGTAATACTTGA
- a CDS encoding DUF2948 family protein yields the protein MSEDARFEDGREAPLNLGALDSEDLQVVSALVQDAVFPVTEMTWRAKDRRFAILLNRFRWEDRDNAESRRRDVERVQSLLVIENVLKVASQGVDRSDRDMILSVLAVEFEQADDQTGAVTVTLAGDGAIRLTVEALEVALKDVTRPYIAPSKQVPAHDE from the coding sequence ATGAGTGAAGATGCACGGTTCGAAGATGGTCGCGAAGCACCCTTAAATCTTGGGGCACTGGACAGCGAAGACCTGCAGGTTGTTTCTGCTCTGGTGCAGGATGCTGTATTCCCGGTAACTGAAATGACCTGGCGTGCCAAAGACCGCCGCTTTGCCATTTTGCTGAACCGTTTCCGCTGGGAAGATCGAGACAATGCCGAAAGTCGTCGGCGCGATGTCGAACGTGTGCAGTCCTTGTTGGTTATCGAAAACGTATTGAAAGTCGCGAGCCAGGGTGTCGATCGCTCTGATCGAGATATGATCCTATCGGTTCTTGCTGTCGAATTCGAACAAGCCGATGATCAGACGGGTGCGGTCACCGTCACATTGGCTGGGGATGGAGCGATCCGCCTGACTGTTGAAGCGCTTGAGGTCGCGCTTAAAGATGTCACGCGCCCCTATATAGCGCCATCCAAGCAGGTGCCGGCTCACGACGAGTGA
- the murA gene encoding UDP-N-acetylglucosamine 1-carboxyvinyltransferase: MDSILVKGNGALKGQIPIAGAKNTCLKLMCASLLSEEPLTLTNVPRLSDVATLSTLLESLGVEIGRLNEGGTLAFSASALTSHLAHYDMVRKLRASFNVLGPLIGRTGEAVVSLPGGCAIGARAVDFHLTGLEKLGAKVELKDGYVHASGDLKGAEIEFPFPSVGATENIMCAAVLAKGTTVIKNAAREPDTKALADCLIAMGADIEGAGTETMVVRGVDRLHGTTHRVITDRIELGTYMTAPGIAGGEVECIGGRRDLLAAFCDKMEEAGLEITETDLGLKVRHPGGRLKAVDVATAPFPGFPTDLQAQFMAMMCFAEGTSVLEETIFENRFMHAPELIRMGANIEVAGGTATVHGVEKLKGAPVMATDLRASVSLILAGLAAEGETLVNRVYHLDRGYERLEEKLSNVGALIERVEGV, from the coding sequence ATGGATTCGATTCTCGTAAAAGGTAATGGCGCGCTGAAAGGCCAAATCCCAATTGCAGGGGCTAAGAACACTTGTCTGAAACTGATGTGTGCTTCGCTGCTGTCCGAAGAGCCGCTGACATTAACGAATGTGCCGCGCCTGTCAGATGTCGCTACGCTATCGACGCTGCTTGAAAGCCTGGGGGTAGAGATTGGGCGCCTGAACGAAGGCGGCACTCTGGCGTTCTCTGCGTCCGCTTTGACATCTCATCTCGCGCATTACGACATGGTACGTAAACTGCGTGCGTCATTTAATGTGCTGGGCCCATTGATTGGCCGCACTGGCGAAGCTGTTGTGTCTCTGCCGGGTGGCTGTGCGATCGGTGCGCGTGCCGTTGATTTTCACCTGACCGGTTTGGAAAAGCTTGGAGCCAAGGTCGAATTGAAAGACGGCTATGTGCATGCCTCTGGCGATTTGAAAGGTGCGGAGATTGAATTCCCGTTCCCTTCTGTGGGCGCGACTGAGAATATCATGTGTGCGGCTGTGCTCGCGAAAGGCACCACGGTCATCAAAAACGCTGCCCGTGAACCTGATACAAAAGCCCTCGCAGATTGCTTGATCGCGATGGGCGCGGATATTGAAGGTGCGGGCACAGAGACAATGGTTGTGCGCGGTGTGGACCGTTTGCATGGCACGACCCATCGTGTGATCACCGACCGGATCGAATTGGGCACATACATGACAGCGCCGGGGATTGCTGGCGGCGAAGTAGAGTGTATTGGCGGACGTCGGGATCTTTTGGCGGCGTTTTGCGATAAGATGGAAGAGGCCGGTCTTGAGATCACTGAAACGGACCTTGGCCTGAAGGTGCGCCATCCGGGTGGCCGCCTGAAAGCAGTGGATGTTGCCACAGCGCCCTTCCCAGGTTTCCCAACCGATCTACAGGCGCAGTTCATGGCCATGATGTGCTTTGCAGAGGGTACTTCGGTTTTGGAAGAAACAATCTTTGAAAATCGCTTTATGCACGCACCGGAATTGATCCGCATGGGCGCAAATATTGAGGTTGCCGGTGGTACTGCGACCGTCCATGGCGTTGAAAAACTAAAGGGTGCGCCTGTGATGGCGACAGATTTGCGAGCCTCCGTGTCTTTGATCCTTGCGGGTCTGGCGGCAGAAGGGGAAACGCTGGTGAACCGCGTCTATCACCTTGACCGTGGTTACGAACGGTTGGAAGAAAAACTGAGCAACGTAGGCGCGTTGATCGAGAGGGTGGAAGGCGTATGA
- the speB gene encoding agmatinase — protein sequence MSIFLDSELANEERAESAKFRIIPVPLERTVSYGSGTENGPSAIIEASNELERITVGKEPCADGIFTEVPVDCTGDLAEVMERIAQRTQAAAEAGKVPVTLGGEHSLSYGAVMGVARALKKPIGIVQIDAHADLRVAYQGNKHSHASVMHLLSEEGIRLAQFGVRALCEQEQESRVAYQVFFKDAEELVVGNIHEVDLPDDFPEDIYVSFDVDGLDPSQMPATGTPVPGGLGYYQALRLVEHTLKGRRCVGLDVVELAPDGNAAWDFTAAQIVYRLMAAC from the coding sequence ATGAGCATTTTTCTCGACAGCGAACTCGCGAATGAAGAACGCGCCGAGAGCGCGAAATTCCGCATCATCCCGGTTCCATTGGAACGCACCGTGTCTTACGGCTCCGGTACAGAAAATGGCCCATCGGCCATCATCGAAGCGTCCAACGAACTGGAACGCATCACAGTCGGCAAAGAACCCTGTGCGGACGGTATCTTCACCGAAGTGCCGGTGGATTGTACAGGTGATCTGGCCGAGGTCATGGAACGCATTGCTCAGCGGACACAGGCAGCTGCAGAAGCTGGCAAGGTTCCGGTTACATTGGGCGGGGAACACTCGCTCTCTTATGGTGCCGTTATGGGGGTCGCGCGCGCACTGAAGAAGCCGATTGGTATTGTTCAGATCGATGCCCACGCCGACCTGCGGGTGGCCTATCAGGGCAACAAACACAGCCACGCCTCTGTCATGCATCTTCTGTCCGAAGAAGGCATCCGTCTCGCGCAATTTGGCGTTCGCGCGCTGTGTGAGCAGGAACAAGAGAGCCGCGTCGCATATCAGGTCTTTTTCAAAGACGCTGAAGAGCTGGTTGTCGGAAATATCCACGAAGTCGATCTGCCTGATGACTTCCCTGAGGACATCTATGTCAGCTTTGATGTGGATGGTCTCGACCCAAGTCAGATGCCTGCGACGGGTACGCCCGTTCCGGGTGGATTGGGCTATTATCAGGCCCTTCGTTTGGTCGAACACACCTTGAAAGGGCGTCGATGCGTCGGGCTTGATGTGGTTGAGCTGGCACCAGATGGCAATGCGGCTTGGGATTTTACTGCTGCACAGATTGTCTATCGTTTGATGGCTGCTTGTTAG
- the nspC gene encoding carboxynorspermidine decarboxylase: MSDMMTTQAGDPGAFKEFDLNRVPSPCFVVDAAKVEANLQILKDVSDRSGAKVLAALKAFSMFSLAPLVRQYLSGTCASGIFEARLAREEYGGEVATFCAGYKDSDIDEIIALSDHVIFNSPAQKDRFLAKCQAAGVQVGLRINPEYSVGEVAKYDPSAPCSRLGTPISQLTPEALNGVDGIHIHTLCEQGVQPLMHVWSAVEYKLLPYFNQLKWLNFGGGHHITRDDYDRDVLIFLLKDIRTKYDVEVIIEPGEAIALDAGILVGEVLDTFTNEKQIAITDISATCHMPDVIEAPYRPALLGEAEQGTTYRLGGPSCLAGDVIGDYTWDKPLRIGQRFAFLDQAHYSMVKTNTFNGVPLPSIALWDSRTDDLKMIREFTYEDFKGRLS, encoded by the coding sequence ATGTCCGACATGATGACCACCCAAGCAGGCGATCCTGGTGCCTTCAAGGAATTCGACCTCAATCGTGTCCCATCCCCATGCTTTGTGGTGGATGCCGCCAAAGTTGAAGCCAATCTTCAAATCCTGAAGGACGTTTCTGATCGCTCCGGCGCCAAAGTGCTGGCAGCGCTCAAAGCCTTTTCGATGTTTTCATTAGCCCCTCTGGTGCGCCAATATTTGTCCGGCACCTGTGCCAGCGGCATCTTTGAGGCCCGTCTGGCACGCGAAGAATACGGCGGAGAAGTCGCGACCTTCTGCGCGGGCTATAAAGACAGCGACATCGACGAGATCATCGCACTGTCAGATCATGTGATCTTTAACAGCCCTGCGCAGAAAGATCGTTTCCTGGCAAAATGCCAGGCTGCAGGAGTTCAGGTTGGTCTGCGCATCAATCCGGAGTACTCCGTCGGCGAAGTTGCCAAATACGATCCATCGGCGCCTTGCTCTCGTCTGGGCACACCGATCAGTCAGCTTACTCCTGAGGCGCTGAATGGCGTTGACGGTATCCATATTCACACGCTGTGCGAACAGGGTGTCCAGCCGCTGATGCATGTCTGGTCTGCGGTTGAGTACAAGTTGCTGCCCTATTTCAACCAATTGAAATGGCTCAATTTTGGTGGTGGGCATCACATCACGCGCGACGACTATGATCGTGACGTTTTGATCTTTCTGCTGAAAGATATCCGCACCAAATACGATGTCGAAGTCATCATCGAACCCGGTGAAGCCATTGCCTTGGATGCAGGTATTCTGGTCGGCGAAGTGCTCGATACATTCACCAACGAAAAACAGATCGCAATCACCGATATTTCAGCAACCTGCCATATGCCTGATGTGATCGAAGCCCCTTACCGTCCGGCGCTGCTGGGTGAGGCAGAGCAAGGAACGACTTACCGCCTTGGCGGCCCGTCTTGCCTCGCTGGTGATGTGATTGGAGACTACACTTGGGACAAGCCGCTCCGGATCGGGCAGCGTTTCGCTTTCCTAGATCAGGCGCATTATTCCATGGTGAAAACCAACACCTTCAATGGCGTTCCACTGCCGTCCATCGCGCTCTGGGACAGCCGCACGGATGATTTGAAAATGATCCGCGAGTTTACTTACGAAGATTTCAAAGGACGCCTGTCATGA